The following coding sequences are from one Carassius gibelio isolate Cgi1373 ecotype wild population from Czech Republic chromosome B7, carGib1.2-hapl.c, whole genome shotgun sequence window:
- the ncapg2 gene encoding condensin-2 complex subunit G2 has product MSKRKQFLESVHPDHVQDFLTFVGLHKDGADPFDLAEVLPELQRSQRQELWEKQLKLLQHSLTAHPPERWITGAEEDAGDMEVEISEEQIQTMAVIEGVTIVSTVSIDILQENDNYTSLLECAQTLNCIESALPLSHTPLQQAIHWLFECWWRRDLKGKEELGWTAFLVCLENTVTLEKPVSELRRLCTLREVLLSVDFASERGQQVIDPLLQCFFRPSHIKQEEGKRFLAFLFSWNDNFIRMIHETIKNQLQFFPKTLSVHVAEIYFRAWRKASGSFLEEIESTCIQDLMQHAMLLHRNSPVHSKVRQILTYFHKQKFREGVDEMLNRLYKPILWKALKATNAEVRANATLLFTEAFPIHDPSMSSEMVDQAVQKQLDLLFALLDDPQPLVRSSAVLGVCSVLGRCWEVIPSTVITDLLEKLILQLANDTSSPDVRCSVFMCISIILDNSLSHPLMEKLLPALKSSLHDSSEKVRVAFVGMLLKIKAVRAAKFWKVCSLEHLLARLEMDSPPVSKRIVNLLFNSFFPVNQPETVWCERCVTLIQTNPGAARKFYQHAYLYTAPANIVKLMLVIRKCLNVCIQNAGDDEITSSNKENSTMLEDVLSVQDSATMASLLEILVILWKSVQKSLMANQEAFKYTTSKFASVLPQYLKIFQEERCKAPLILLASLLPASSVPALRSKVMSHLRSLKAGTAVTAYSQSVECLCSWGQISHIVELIENWLVEAVPVRAQGDEDTSGKVHFDGLEDSKPDLGLDYLDYLLLHPKTRDRLFMLPLDQIRPLHKALDKWKSLLFSSLSGAEVSVAVTETALRAFIFHGRLCIHLQHKYPEEREFLKSLEHSVSWVEKRVLPFLASSSSEQQLSLSRKTIESCLTVCKDVLRVSLGDSDFRDHLLQHVASVLQTEKGYMCIPPVLALLTEVAQGCLSHKPEDDPEDQLSLTIRILTNIFQKVVELIAHRLRKDKEEGQELCCSSEEALYDFLLVTKFTTERSEFMTGVFSSLCAAVIIDISRTLQKISHVEEVLTPETVNDLPPLSNTILKVMIRSPAVTRFFLSEMSSSIESEAIDSITQWAAVTHILTIIQQSDAFMVELKEIALSVRRQIQNYYNVTAENADDIQRTIYESTVRMLNDILNLCQQPSS; this is encoded by the exons ATGTCGAAACGAAAGCAGTTTCTGGAGTCTGTCCATCCTGATCACGTCCAGGATTTTCTGACCTTCGTCGGATTACAT AAGGATGGAGCGGATCCGTTTGACCTGGCGGAGGTTTTGCCGGAGCTGCAGAGGAGTCAGAGGCAGGAGCTGTGGGAGAAACAGCTGAAGCTGCTGCAGCACAGCCTCACCGCTCACCCTCCAGAGCGCTGGATCACTGGAGCCGAGGAGGACGCGGGTGACATGGAGGTGGAGATATCTGAGGAACAG ATACAGACAATGGCAGTAATAGAGGGCGTTACGATTGTTTCTACAGTCTCCATAGATATTTTGCAGGAAAATGACAACTATACTTCTCTTCTCGAATGTGCTCAGACGCTAAACT GTATAGAGAGTGCTTTGCCACTGTCCCACACACCCCTCCAGCAGGCTATTCATTGGCTGTTTGAATGCTGGTGGAGGCGGGATCTAAAAGGGAAGGAGGAGCTTGGTTGGACTGCTTTCCTTGTCTGTTTGGAGAACACGGTTACACTTGAGAAACCG GTCAGTGAGCTCAGAAGGCTCTGTACTCTACGAGAGGTGCTTCTCAGTGTGGACTTTGCATCTGAGAGAGGGCAGCAGGTCATCGATCCTCTCCTCCAGTGTTTCTTCAGGCCCTCTCATATTAAACAAGAAGAG GGGAAGCGGTTCCTTGCCTTCCTTTTTTCTTGGAACGACAACTTCATTCGGATGATTCATGAAACTATTAAGAATCAGCTGCAGTTTTTCCCAAA AACTTTGTCTGTCCATGTGGCTGAGATTTACTTCAGAGCATGGAGAAAGGCATCAGGCTCTTTCCTGGAGGAGATTGAGTCCACTTGCATTCAGGACTTAATGCAGCATGCTATGCTACTGCATAGAAACTCACCTGTACACAGCAAAGTCAGACAG ATCCTTACATATTTCCACAAGCAGAAGTTTCGAGAAGGTGTCGATGAGATGCTGAACAGGCTCTACAAGCCAATTCTGTGGAAAGCATTAAAG GCCACCAATGCCGAGGTTCGTGCCAATGCCACACTGCTCTTCACTGAGGCTTTCCCCATCCATGACCCCAGCATGAGCAGTGAGATGGTGGACCAGGCTGTCCAGAAACAACTCGATTTACTGTTT GCTCTTCTTGATGACCCACAGCCCCTCGTAAGATCTTCTGCAGTGCTGGGTGTATGTTCTGTCCTGGGTCGTTGCTGGGAGGTCATCCCTTCCACGGTCATCACTGACCTACTGGAGAAGCTCATCCTGCAGCTGGCTAATGACACAAGCTCTCCAGATGTCCGATGCTCTGTGTTCATG TGCATATCTATAATTCTGGATAACAGTTTAAGTCATCCTCTCATGGAAAAACTGTTGCCCGCTCTAAAGAGTAGCCTCCATGACAGCTCTGAAAAGGTGCGTGTTGCTTTTGTGGGCATGCTCCTCAAGATCAAGGCTGTACGGGCAGCCAAG TTTTGGAAAGTTTGTTCCCTGGAGCACCTGTTGGCTCGATTGGAAATGGACTCTCCTCCAGTTTCCAAGCGAATCGTCAACCTCCTGTTCAACTCCTTCTTTCCAGTCAACCAACCAGAGACTGTCTGGTGCGAGCGATGTGTCACCCTGATTCAGACAAACCCTGGGGCGGCTCGAAAGTTTTACCAACATGCTTATCTGTACACGGCTCCTGCTAATATAG TCAAGCTGATGCTAGTGATCCGAAAGTGCCTGAatgtgtgcattcaaaatgcaggAGATGATGAAATAACATCTAGCAATAAAGAAAACAGCACG ATGTTGGAGGATGTTCTCTCAGTTCAGGACTCTGCCACCATGGCCAGCCTGCTGGAGATCCTCGTAATTCTGTGGAAAAGTGTTCAGAAATCTCTCATGGCGAACCAAGAGGCCTTCAAGTACACCACGTCAAAGTTTGCATCAGTTCTGCCTCAGTATCTTAAAATCTTCCAG gaggaaCGGTGTAAAGCCCCTCTCATTCTTCTAGCCTCTCTACTTCCTGCCTCTTCCGTTCCAGCTCTGAG GAGTAAAGTAATGTCTCACTTAAGGAGTCTGAAAGCGGGCACCGCTGTGACAGCATACAGTCAGTCGGTGGAGTGTCTCTGTAGCTGGGGGCAGATCAGCCATATTGTGGAGCTGATAGAGAACTGGCTTGTGGAGGCCGTACCTGTGAGAGCG CAAGGTGATGAAGATACATCTGGTAAAGTGCATTTTGATGGGCTGGAGGACTCGAAACCAGATCTGGGCCTAGACTATCTGGATTATTTACTCCTGCACCCTAAAACCCGAGACCGTCTGTTCATGCTGCCACTGGATCAGATTAGACCACTCCATAAGGCCCTTGACAAATGGAAG TCGCTGTTGTTTTCCTCTCTGAGTGGAGCAGAGGTCAGTGTGGCAGTCACTGAGACAGCACTGAGAGCTTTTATCTTCCATGGCCGACTCTGTATCCATCTTCAACACAAA TACCCAGAGGAGCGGGAGTTCCTCAAATCTCTGGAGCATTCTGTGTCCTGGGTAGAGAAAAGAGTCCTTCCTTTCCTGGCCAGCTCCAGCAGTGAGCAGCAATTGTCTTTAAGCAGGAAGACCATAGAA AGTTGTTTAACGGTGTGCAAGGATGTGCTGCGGGTTTCTTTAGGAGACAGTGATTTCAGAGACCACTTACTGCAGCATGTGGCTTCGGTCCTGCAGACAG AGAAAGGATACATGTGCATCCCTCCTGTACTCGCTCTGCTTACTGAGGTGGCACAGGGCTGCCTTTCCCATAAGCCTGAGGATGATCCGGAAGATCAACTGTCCCTCACTATCCGCATTTTGACCAACATCTTCCAGAAAGTTGTGGAGCTCATAGCACATCGACTGCGTAAAGACAAGGAAGAAGGGCAGGAG TTGTGTTGCTCTTCTGAAGAAGCTCTCTATGACTTCTTGCTGGTGACTAAGTTTACAACTGAGAGGTCAGAGTTCATGACCGGAGTCTTTTCATCACTCTGTGCAGCAGTTATTATTGATATCAGCCGCACCTTGCAGAAG ATCTCTCATGTGGAAGAGGTGTTGACTCCAGAGACGGTTAACGACCTTCCACCTCTCTCGAACACCATACTCAAAGTAATGATCAGATCGCCCGCTGTTACCAG GTTTTTTCTGTCTGAAATGAGCTCCTCCATAGAGTCAGAGGCCATCGATAGTATCACACAGTGGGCTGCAGTTACACACATTCTGACCATCATCCAACAAT CTGATGCATTTATGGTGGAGTTGAAGGAAATTGCTTTGTCTGTACGCAGACAAATACAAAACTATTACAATGTCACTGCTGAAAATGCTGACGATATACAGAG GACCATCTATGAATCCACTGTCAGGATGCTGAATGATATCCTAAATCTGTGCCAGCAACCAAGCAGTTAA